In a genomic window of Acropora muricata isolate sample 2 chromosome 2, ASM3666990v1, whole genome shotgun sequence:
- the LOC136908154 gene encoding uncharacterized protein, translated as MPSFRENRTSLLCAFDSGVINEEEFVLLYDINTAKSPDLPYWNYEQFDLDNLADEVCKAEFRFYKNDVYNLMEVLHLPDQFTCYNGLKIDGLEGFCMLLKRYAYPCRYLDMITRFARPVPQLCMASNLVMDYIYTAWGRLLTNLNQPWLSPVNLERFANAVFEKGAPLSNCIGFVDGTVRPVCRPGTNQRLLYNGHKKVHAIKFQSVVVPNGLVANLYGPVEGKRHDSYMLNQSDLYNQLVQYAVDTNGNVLCIYGDPAYPHRPQLQRPFQGPRITQLEKDWNTAMSKFRVSVEWVFGDIINYFKFLDFKKNLKVQLSAVGKMYIVCVLLQNARCCLYGSTTSEYFDIQPPSLVDYFI; from the coding sequence ATGCCTTCATTTCGGGAAAATAGGACATCTCTTCTATGTGCATTTGATTCCGGAGTAATAAACGAAGAGGAATTTGTTCTTTTATATGACATAAACACTGCAAAGAGTCCTGATTTACCATACTGGAACTATGAACAGTTTGATCTCGATAACCTTGCCGACGAAGTTTGCAAGGCCGAATTTCGATTCTACAAAAACGATGTTTATAACTTGATGGAGGTTCTTCATCTTCCTGATCAATTCACCTGTTACAATGGGTTAAAAATAGATGGCTTAGAAGGATTTTGCATGTTGCTGAAACGATATGCTTACCCCTGTCGTTACCTGGATATGATCACCCGATTTGCAAGACCCGTCCCTCAGCTCTGTATGGCAAGCAATCTCGTTATGGATTACATCTATACAGCCTGGGGTCGTTTACTGACCAACCTTAATCAACCCTGGCTGTCTCCGGTGAATTTGGAAAGGTTTGCTAATGCAGTATTTGAAAAAGGTGCACCTTTATCGAATTGCATTGGCTTTGTTGATGGTACAGTCAGGCCAGTTTGCAGACCTGGCACAAATCAACGACTACTGTACAATGGACATAAAAAGGTCCATGCAATCAAATTTCAGTCTGTGGTTGTTCCGAATGGTCTAGTGGCAAATTTATATGGCCCAGTCGAAGGAAAAAGGCACGACAGTTACATGTTAAACCAATCTGACCTATACAACCAGTTAGTACAGTATGCTGTCGATACCAATGGTAACGTGTTATGTATCTATGGTGATCCTGCCTACCCGCACCGCCCACAGCTACAACGCCCTTTTCAAGGTCCAAGGATAACTCAGCTTGAGAAAGATTGGAATACTGCCATGAGCAAATTCAGAGTATCCGTCGAATGGGTATTTGGCGATATCATAAACTACTTCAAATTCCTGGATTTtaagaaaaacttgaaagtgCAACTCAGTGCTGTCGGCAAAATGTACATTGTTTGCGTGTTACTCCAAAATGCACGATGCTGTCTCTATGGTTCAACAACATCTGAATATTTTGATATACAGCCTCCATCTCTTGTGGATTATTTCATTTGA